CTCGCCCAGGGCTTTGCATGTGGAGATGGCCGCGTGTCTGTGACTGTGTGGAATCGCCAGGTCAAGTGAGGCGCGTTCCTGCTCTCTCGCACTATCTAATCTTTCAGCCCTTTAACGCCGGGAGTGGTTCTGCTACCGGTTTTTGATTCACTGCCTGATGGGCAGTAGGAAGCGAGTTACTTGTGAAGGTCGTAGTCGCCGACGACAGCCGAGCAATGCGCATGATCGTGGTCCGCACACTTCGCCAGGCTGGGTATGACTCTGCCGAGATCATCGAGTGCGAGGATGGCGCTGAGGGTTTGGCCAAGGTGAAGTCTGAGTCTCCCGATCTGGTTTTGTCTGACTGGAACATGCCGAACATGAGCGGGATTGAGTTCCTTCAGGCTCTTCGTGCCGAGGGAAACA
This region of Dermatophilus congolensis genomic DNA includes:
- a CDS encoding response regulator, whose protein sequence is MKVVVADDSRAMRMIVVRTLRQAGYDSAEIIECEDGAEGLAKVKSESPDLVLSDWNMPNMSGIEFLQALRAEGNNVNFGFVTSEGSDAMREQASASGALFLIAKPFTADMFSEALAPVFG